In the genome of Chryseobacterium oryzae, one region contains:
- a CDS encoding M23 family metallopeptidase: protein MKSIEKYLMIGMVSLCYSLAFGQFNTLTRKEENSNEFNTEMRTFQKENPDLKKEKDNKNFFNKLFSTPTKSDLKKQTRGSTKWLTSQIDSLKTMMFEYSLSKKERELLKIKTNNDSLTIKEQFYEKIENVEKPIKKFRFIKEEDFVSRISMPLDKRIIVTSPFGWRTHPIFRTGKMHNGTDLKANYENVYAVLDGAVIESGNSRSGGKYIKVRHSASFVTSYLHLSEIYYETGERVKAGFIIARSGNSGNSTGPHLHFAVQENGKYINPIRFLNDLINANNLIADNYEAGKNKRIQQ from the coding sequence ATGAAATCAATCGAAAAATACTTGATGATAGGAATGGTTTCGCTTTGTTATTCATTGGCTTTTGGACAGTTCAATACTCTGACCAGAAAAGAAGAAAATTCCAATGAATTTAATACAGAAATGCGGACATTTCAGAAAGAAAACCCTGATTTGAAAAAGGAAAAAGACAATAAAAATTTCTTTAATAAACTTTTCAGTACTCCTACTAAATCGGATTTAAAAAAACAAACCAGAGGTTCGACGAAGTGGTTAACGAGTCAAATTGATTCTTTGAAAACGATGATGTTTGAATATAGCTTGTCAAAAAAAGAGCGTGAACTATTAAAGATAAAAACTAATAATGACTCTCTGACGATTAAAGAACAGTTCTATGAAAAGATTGAGAATGTAGAAAAACCGATTAAAAAATTCAGATTCATCAAGGAAGAGGATTTTGTATCAAGAATAAGTATGCCATTGGACAAAAGAATTATTGTTACTTCTCCATTTGGATGGCGGACGCATCCAATTTTCAGAACTGGAAAAATGCACAACGGAACTGATCTCAAAGCTAATTATGAAAACGTTTACGCAGTCTTAGATGGTGCTGTAATAGAATCAGGTAATTCAAGAAGTGGTGGAAAATATATTAAAGTCAGGCACTCTGCATCATTTGTAACCTCTTACTTGCATCTTTCAGAAATATATTACGAAACTGGAGAGCGTGTAAAAGCAGGATTTATTATTGCAAGAAGCGGAAATAGCGGAAATTCCACAGGTCCGCATTTACATTTTGCAGTTCAGGAAAACGGCAAATACATCAATCCAATTAGGTTTCTCAACGACCTTATTAATGCTAATAATCTAATTGCTGACAATTATGAAGCAGGAAAAAATAAACGCATACAACAATAA